The Mangifera indica cultivar Alphonso chromosome 8, CATAS_Mindica_2.1, whole genome shotgun sequence genome has a window encoding:
- the LOC123222845 gene encoding uncharacterized protein LOC123222845 isoform X1, which produces MSILPFFIFFHYHAQISPNDLPRSSARTRNTSFNYFSSSTTSVHVTALDGIVNVNSLFTIAVFVGLSLTTPGQQSLEASSACDAGIEIARNILVFEVVSFSFFLFSSLVAQGLKLALNLINSKNVDDAFRAHINLKVLRFGMMASAIGSVMGCLFLMLSIINVIQIRLGTLGCGSKSTLHAISTLIVLVSSALCVYISTVVYAFLH; this is translated from the exons ATGAGTATCCTTcccttctttatcttttttcattATCATGCCCAAAT ATCCCCAAATGACCTCCCGAGAAGCTCAGCCAGAACCAGAAATACcagtttcaattatttttcatcgTCAACAACAAGCGTTCATGTCACTGCTTTGGATGGTATCGTGAATGTCAACTCTCTCTTTACGATCGCTGTGTTTGTGGGACTTTCATTGACGACTCCTGGACAACAGAGCCTGGAGGCCTCGTCAGCATGTGATGCCGGGATAGAGATTGCTAGAAATATTCTAGTTTTTGAGGTTGTCTCCTTCAGCTTCTTTCTCTTCTCGTCTTTAGTTGCTCAAGGTTTGAAACTGGCGCTTAACTTGATTAATAGTAAGAATGTGGATGACGCCTTTAGAGCCCACATTAATCTAAAGGTTTTAAGGTTTGGGATGATGGCTTCAGCAATTGGGTCGGTGATGGGTTGCTTGTTTTTGATGCTTTCCATTATTAATGTTATTCAGATCCGGTTGGGGACATTGGGTTGTGGGAGTAAATCTACCCTTCATGCTATTTCTACTTTGATTGTTTTGGTTTCTTCTGCTCTTTGTGTTTATATTTCCACTGTTGTTTATGCTTTTTTGCACTAG
- the LOC123222845 gene encoding uncharacterized protein LOC123222845 isoform X2, producing MDESPNDLPRSSARTRNTSFNYFSSSTTSVHVTALDGIVNVNSLFTIAVFVGLSLTTPGQQSLEASSACDAGIEIARNILVFEVVSFSFFLFSSLVAQGLKLALNLINSKNVDDAFRAHINLKVLRFGMMASAIGSVMGCLFLMLSIINVIQIRLGTLGCGSKSTLHAISTLIVLVSSALCVYISTVVYAFLH from the exons ATGGATGA ATCCCCAAATGACCTCCCGAGAAGCTCAGCCAGAACCAGAAATACcagtttcaattatttttcatcgTCAACAACAAGCGTTCATGTCACTGCTTTGGATGGTATCGTGAATGTCAACTCTCTCTTTACGATCGCTGTGTTTGTGGGACTTTCATTGACGACTCCTGGACAACAGAGCCTGGAGGCCTCGTCAGCATGTGATGCCGGGATAGAGATTGCTAGAAATATTCTAGTTTTTGAGGTTGTCTCCTTCAGCTTCTTTCTCTTCTCGTCTTTAGTTGCTCAAGGTTTGAAACTGGCGCTTAACTTGATTAATAGTAAGAATGTGGATGACGCCTTTAGAGCCCACATTAATCTAAAGGTTTTAAGGTTTGGGATGATGGCTTCAGCAATTGGGTCGGTGATGGGTTGCTTGTTTTTGATGCTTTCCATTATTAATGTTATTCAGATCCGGTTGGGGACATTGGGTTGTGGGAGTAAATCTACCCTTCATGCTATTTCTACTTTGATTGTTTTGGTTTCTTCTGCTCTTTGTGTTTATATTTCCACTGTTGTTTATGCTTTTTTGCACTAG